The DNA segment TTCCTTCTCATGAGATTCCGGCGGGGGAATGTTGTTCGTCAGCCAGAAGTCCTTGATGGCTTTGACCGTTTCCACGAGTTTGCTTGCCTCCGACGGCTTGGTCAGAAACGCATTGGCACCCAAACGGTAGGCGGTCACGATATCCGATTCTTCTGCGGACGCGGACAGCATGACGACCGGAAACGCCGTCCCGGGCTGTTTGCGGATCCATCTGAGAACGTCCAGCCCCATCACGTACGGCAATTTCAAATCGAGCAACACGAGGCACGGAACCGGAAATTTCTCACGGTCCGCGAACTTGCCGGCGCCCTTCAAATAGTCGATCGCCTGCTGTCCATCGCTTGCGACGTGAATGGGATTCAGCGCGCCGGCCGTCTTCATGGCTTGTTGCAGGAAGAACACGTCATTTTTGTCGTCTTCCACCAATAGTATTGTTCTTATCATGAGATCTTATCCTTTCTGTAGCTGGACCCAAAATCTGCTTCCTTTGCCCAATTCCGACTCGAATCCGACTTGCCCGCCCATGCGCTCGACCGCTTTCCGGACAATGGTCAGGCCAATGCCCGTCCCTTCGTATTCCGTGGCCAGGTTGATCCGCTCAAACATTCGGAAAATGCGTTGGTGGTTTTCGGCGGCGATGCCAACCCCATTGTCTTTCACCCAAATCCGGACCAGGGCGGCATCGGAGCGCGGGAGTGTGGCGGCGCCGGCCGGTTCCACGGGCACTTCACTCTTCGTGCTTTCACAGGCCTCGGCCCCGATCTCGATGTGTGGAACGGTTCCCGGTTCGACAAATTTTGAGGCGTTGCCCAGCAAGTTCGAAAAACATTGTGTCAAGAAGGCCTCGTTCCCCAGGACCCTGGGCAGCGTTCCTTGAATGTGAAACTCCGCTTTTTTCCCATTTGGGTAGGTTGCGATGAGGTCGCGCATGAGCGGGTCCAGATCCACCGGTTTCATCAGGCCTTGCGCATGGAGGACTCTGGAGTAGCTCAAGACATCCTGAATCAGGTGGTCGAGACGGAGGGCCGAACGCACAATCTGCCGAAGATAATTGACTCCGCACTCATCCAGTTTGCTGCCGTAGTCATCCACAAGGATTTGAGCGAATCCCTGCATGGCCCGCAACGGCGCCCGCATGTCGTGCGACACGCTGTAGGAGAAAGCCTGCAATTCGCCGATCGATTCCTGGAGCGTGGCCGTGCGTTCCGCCACCAATCCTTCCAATTGAGCGGCTTGATCGGTCAGCTGGTCTTTGGCATGACGCAATTCGTTTTCCGTCCGTTTGCGCTCGGTGATGTCGCGGATGTTGCACTGGATGACGTCGTTTGCGTCTTCCTTGTAAAGATTGCTGACGAATTCCACTTCGCGGCGCTGGCCCGCCTTGGTTTGAAGCGGCAAATCTTCGTAGCGAATATAATGTTTGTCGTGCAACTCCCGGAATGCTTCCCGGCTGGCTTCTTCGTCCTTGAGCAGGCCAATCTCCCAAAGCTCCTTGCCCAGCAATTCCTCGCGCGGGTAGCCCAACAATTCTGACATGAACGGATTGGCATCCGCGATTTTTCGCGTGTCGGGATCAAGAATGAGTATCCCGTCACGGGCCGCTTCAAAGAGGCGGCGATATCGAATCTCCGAAGTCCGCAAAGCGGCCTGTGACTCCGGATCGGCAGGGACGAGTGTGAATTTCGCCAGTGCTCCAATCCCGGTAACTGCATTTATCATCGTGACCCACACTACGCGATGCGCCGGTCCCTGCCAGCCGGGGGTATCCCCCAGGGTGACTGGCGGAGACGCTTCCTTAAAGACGGGGAACCAAACCTGTACGAAAGTGCGTCACGAGGTTTAAGGAATTCGACAATCGGTCATCGACATTCTCTCGTGCAGAAAGTGAGCGGGTTGCGTGAGTCGGGGACTTCCCCCATCGACAGATTGCAGAAACCATCGGACACTGGCATGGGTTGTTGGCACCGCTGGCGGTGCATCAAACATCCTTGATGGTGCACAACAACCGGCGCCGCGCCTGACGGCGGCGCGTGAATCCGGCACGACATGAAACATAAGTTGATCAGATTGTCGCGAAGTTACACTTCAGCGTTGCAAAAACACCTGAAACAAGGCCCGCGGGCGGGCTTTCAACTGGCGCGTCGATTGGGCCGCCAGGCCGTGAGCCTCGGATTGGAGACGTTGGACGTGGCCAGGATTCACGAGGAAGCGCTGGCCACACTGGAAGCGTCCAGCAGCCGGGACGGGATCATCAAGCGCGCGGAGATTTTTTTTACCGAGACCATCACCCCGATTGAGAATACTCATCGCGCCGCGCTCAACACCAACACCCGGTTGAATCAGGTGAACAAGACGCTGGATCGGCGCACGGTGGAACTGGCCGCCTCCAACCAGTCCTTGAAACAGAGCGTGGTCCGCCGGAAGACGGTGGAGAAAGCCCTCAAGAAAAGCGAGAAACACTCCAAAAGGTTGTTGGCGGAATCACACCGACTGCAGAAACATTTGCGACATCTGACCCACCAGATCCTGACGGCTCAGGAGGACAAACGAAAAAAAATCAGCCGCGATCTGCAGGATGAAATCGCCCAGACCTTGTTGGGAATCAATGTCCGCCTGCTGGCTTTGAGAAAAGAAGCCGCCGTCAACGCCAACGGCTTCAAAAAAGATATTGCCAGCACACAACGGCTGGCGGATAAGGCGAAAAGAAGCATCAAGCGATTCGCCCGTGAAATTGGAAAACGTCATGAAAGCTGAATTGAACGGCTTGTCCCGCCAGTATCAGGCGGCCCTGCGAAAGCACCTGAAGCGAACCCGCGCTGCGGGTTTGGGTCGAGCGAAGGCACTGGGACGCCGGGCGATCAGCGCCGGGCTGGAGACGCTTGATCTGGCCAGGATCCACCAGCAAGCGTTGATTCAACTGATTCTGCCGGGCTGCTCCCCCGGCGTCCGGGGTGCGATGGTCCGGCGGGCGGGGACTTTTTTTGCCGAGGCCATTACCCCGATCGAGAAGACTCATCGCGTCGCACAGGAAAGCAATGTCCGCATGGATCGACTGAACCAACGACTGCACCAGCGCAGCGCGGAGCTGGCCGCCTCCAAGGGACAGTTGAAACTGGAAATCGCCCGGCGCAAATCGGCGGAAGAAGCGCTCAGGAATGGCGAGCAACACTACGGCCGGTTACTGGAGCAGTCGCGGCAGATGCAGGAACAGTTGCGGCTTCTTTCCCGCCAGCTTCTGTCGGCGCAGGAGGAAGAGCGCAAGAAGATCAGCCGCGAACTGCATGATGTCATCGCCCAGACCCTGACGACCATCAATGTTCGGCTGGCGGCCCTGAAAAAGGAGGCCGCGCTCAACACGAAGGGTCTCGAACGAAGCATCGCCCGCACGCAACAGTTGGTGGAACACTCGGTGAACATCGTCCATCGGTTTGCCCGTGAATTGCGCCCGACAGTGC comes from the Candidatus Angelobacter sp. genome and includes:
- a CDS encoding ATP-binding protein; protein product: MINAVTGIGALAKFTLVPADPESQAALRTSEIRYRRLFEAARDGILILDPDTRKIADANPFMSELLGYPREELLGKELWEIGLLKDEEASREAFRELHDKHYIRYEDLPLQTKAGQRREVEFVSNLYKEDANDVIQCNIRDITERKRTENELRHAKDQLTDQAAQLEGLVAERTATLQESIGELQAFSYSVSHDMRAPLRAMQGFAQILVDDYGSKLDECGVNYLRQIVRSALRLDHLIQDVLSYSRVLHAQGLMKPVDLDPLMRDLIATYPNGKKAEFHIQGTLPRVLGNEAFLTQCFSNLLGNASKFVEPGTVPHIEIGAEACESTKSEVPVEPAGAATLPRSDAALVRIWVKDNGVGIAAENHQRIFRMFERINLATEYEGTGIGLTIVRKAVERMGGQVGFESELGKGSRFWVQLQKG
- a CDS encoding ATP-binding protein, whose amino-acid sequence is MKAELNGLSRQYQAALRKHLKRTRAAGLGRAKALGRRAISAGLETLDLARIHQQALIQLILPGCSPGVRGAMVRRAGTFFAEAITPIEKTHRVAQESNVRMDRLNQRLHQRSAELAASKGQLKLEIARRKSAEEALRNGEQHYGRLLEQSRQMQEQLRLLSRQLLSAQEEERKKISRELHDVIAQTLTTINVRLAALKKEAALNTKGLERSIARTQQLVEHSVNIVHRFARELRPTVLDDLGLIPALHTYMKSFRAETGIRVSLSAFAELEQMSGDKRTVLYRVAQEALTNVARHAQASHAEVRIQKLNGTVCMKIIDDGRGFQEGRVLRAKEANRLGLLGMKERLEMIGGDFAVTSARGKGTTVCARIP
- a CDS encoding histidine kinase, encoding MKHKLIRLSRSYTSALQKHLKQGPRAGFQLARRLGRQAVSLGLETLDVARIHEEALATLEASSSRDGIIKRAEIFFTETITPIENTHRAALNTNTRLNQVNKTLDRRTVELAASNQSLKQSVVRRKTVEKALKKSEKHSKRLLAESHRLQKHLRHLTHQILTAQEDKRKKISRDLQDEIAQTLLGINVRLLALRKEAAVNANGFKKDIASTQRLADKAKRSIKRFAREIGKRHES
- a CDS encoding response regulator → MIRTILLVEDDKNDVFFLQQAMKTAGALNPIHVASDGQQAIDYLKGAGKFADREKFPVPCLVLLDLKLPYVMGLDVLRWIRKQPGTAFPVVMLSASAEESDIVTAYRLGANAFLTKPSEASKLVETVKAIKDFWLTNNIPPPESHEKEVAAGPTHGSPRETPADARQTTRETFLNVARTVP